The Haloferax sp. Atlit-12N genome window below encodes:
- a CDS encoding PstS family phosphate ABC transporter substrate-binding protein produces MPPCRDGDGPSRRGFLGALGAAGAVGLAGCLGSVGSRPGSTATATETTDDDALSGRIAIAGSSTVYPLTLSLGKSFSDAHPDVTVSVTSTGTGGGFADFFCPGRTVVNDASRAIETDERDACATVGVEPVEFRIATDAISVVVNPDADWADCLTLSELAEIWRVGGASSWSDVRPEWPDEPIRLAGPTTASGTFDYFSDAVLPSAVQRTDHLTTEQDTVIAKTVGDSPYAMGYFGLAYYLQNRDAVRAVPISEADGCVLPSPANAKNGAYDTLSRPLYIYVAREALSRPEVAAFVRYYLERSTSEPAVVGYVPVTEETAAANLDRLDTLLADG; encoded by the coding sequence ATGCCACCTTGTCGAGACGGGGACGGACCGAGCCGGCGCGGGTTCCTCGGCGCGCTCGGGGCGGCCGGGGCAGTCGGACTCGCGGGCTGTCTCGGGAGCGTCGGGTCGCGGCCGGGTTCGACCGCGACGGCGACCGAGACGACAGACGACGACGCGCTCTCGGGGCGTATCGCCATCGCCGGTAGTAGTACGGTCTACCCGCTGACGCTCTCGCTCGGCAAGTCGTTCTCGGACGCGCACCCAGACGTGACGGTCTCCGTCACCTCGACGGGGACCGGCGGGGGATTCGCCGACTTCTTCTGTCCGGGTCGAACCGTCGTGAACGACGCGAGCAGGGCCATCGAGACGGACGAGCGCGACGCCTGCGCGACCGTCGGTGTCGAGCCGGTGGAGTTCCGCATCGCCACCGACGCCATCTCCGTCGTCGTCAATCCCGACGCCGACTGGGCCGATTGCCTCACGCTCTCCGAACTCGCCGAGATATGGCGCGTCGGTGGGGCCTCGTCGTGGAGCGACGTGCGACCCGAGTGGCCCGACGAGCCGATTCGCCTCGCCGGCCCGACCACGGCCTCGGGCACGTTCGACTACTTTTCGGACGCCGTCCTCCCGAGCGCGGTCCAGCGGACGGACCACCTCACGACCGAACAGGACACGGTCATCGCCAAGACCGTCGGCGACTCGCCGTACGCGATGGGCTACTTCGGCCTCGCGTACTACCTCCAGAACCGCGACGCCGTCCGGGCGGTCCCGATTTCCGAGGCCGACGGGTGCGTCCTCCCGTCGCCCGCGAACGCGAAGAACGGGGCCTACGACACGCTCTCACGGCCCTTGTACATCTACGTCGCCCGCGAGGCGCTGTCGCGGCCGGAGGTCGCCGCGTTCGTCCGGTACTACCTCGAACGGTCCACGTCGGAGCCGGCGGTCGTCGGTTACGTGCCCGTTACAGAGGAGACGGCGGCGGCCAACCTCGACCGGCTGGACACGCTCCTCGCGGACGGCTGA
- a CDS encoding RNA methyltransferase, with the protein MSDDPDAGAAGDREFVVVVVEPETPGNVGTIARAMKNFGIYDLRLVDPPELDPDGEAYGFAGHAREDVLPNATETTLEEVVEEFHTIGTTAVSHEDSTRHIRYPFKTPVEIADSLESVETKTALVFGREGTGLDNEELAMLDEVCCIPADDRYPVLNLGQAATLLMYELRRFTVEETQLPDVERERASEDEIEVVYRFFDELLDAVDYREHKRTKTSRMMRRLLGRAHPTEREAATLTGVFRRAAEAVRDPDRFRDDEN; encoded by the coding sequence ATGAGCGACGACCCAGACGCCGGTGCCGCCGGGGACCGCGAGTTCGTCGTCGTCGTCGTCGAACCCGAGACGCCCGGCAACGTCGGGACCATCGCGCGGGCGATGAAGAACTTCGGCATCTACGACCTCCGCCTCGTCGACCCGCCGGAGCTGGACCCTGACGGCGAGGCCTACGGCTTCGCCGGCCACGCCCGCGAGGACGTGCTCCCGAACGCCACCGAGACGACCCTGGAGGAGGTCGTCGAGGAGTTCCACACCATCGGGACGACCGCGGTCTCCCACGAGGACTCCACCCGGCACATCCGCTACCCGTTCAAGACGCCGGTCGAAATCGCCGACTCGCTGGAGTCGGTGGAGACGAAGACCGCGCTCGTCTTCGGCCGCGAGGGAACCGGCCTCGACAACGAGGAGTTGGCCATGCTCGACGAGGTCTGTTGTATCCCCGCCGACGACCGCTATCCCGTGCTCAACCTCGGGCAGGCGGCGACGCTTCTCATGTACGAGCTTCGCCGGTTTACCGTCGAGGAGACACAACTCCCGGACGTGGAGCGCGAGCGCGCCTCCGAAGACGAAATCGAGGTCGTCTACCGATTTTTCGACGAGTTGCTCGACGCCGTGGACTACCGCGAACACAAGCGGACCAAGACCTCGCGGATGATGCGCCGACTGCTCGGCCGCGCCCACCCGACCGAGCGCGAGGCCGCGACGCTGACGGGCGTGTTCCGCCGCGCCGCCGAGGCAGTCCGCGACCCGGACCGCTTCCGCGACGACGAGAACTGA
- a CDS encoding MaoC family dehydratase — protein MQFFEDFAVGDTHEFGEYDVTESEILAFAEQYDPQWFHTDPERAESESMYGGVIASGWHTTSMTMRLLVDGFLADSASLGAKGVDELRWWKPVYPGDTLVVENEVLETTAETDSRGLVEIRTTTRAERESGEVEKVCSFVSYVMFARRDGAAE, from the coding sequence ATGCAGTTCTTCGAGGATTTCGCGGTCGGCGACACCCACGAGTTCGGCGAGTACGACGTGACCGAATCGGAGATTCTGGCGTTCGCCGAGCAGTACGACCCGCAGTGGTTCCACACCGACCCGGAGCGCGCCGAGTCCGAGTCGATGTACGGTGGCGTCATCGCCAGCGGCTGGCACACCACGTCGATGACGATGCGCCTGCTCGTGGACGGCTTCCTCGCCGACTCGGCGTCCCTCGGCGCGAAGGGCGTCGACGAACTTCGCTGGTGGAAGCCGGTGTACCCGGGCGACACGCTCGTCGTGGAAAACGAGGTGTTGGAGACGACCGCCGAGACCGACAGTCGCGGCCTCGTGGAGATTCGGACGACGACCCGCGCCGAGCGCGAGTCGGGCGAGGTGGAGAAGGTCTGTTCGTTCGTGAGCTACGTGATGTTCGCCCGGCGAGACGGCGCTGCGGAGTAG
- a CDS encoding M48 family metallopeptidase yields MVAVGVVVLAFYLSLSALSAFAVVTLWRLRPDPLTAAVVGVAVAVVLGYLSFRFGTVRLLSQLDARDMSPAESPSVHRLRDRLAERMDLDPPTLKLARFSAPNAMALDPMGRDVVVFDATLFRLLDADEFEALLAHELAHLERKDGLVQSLVASVLQTVVGVGYLFVSPVTFLTTGVALGSAWMRGRPGSWHETLAGRIRLRLDEFVGLFGFGLTVFVRSQSRKREFAADARAAEVTGKPMALASALRKLERAARPRFGLSPLWVYGEVEVEDPVSDLLSTHPSTDERVERLAAMADESMTRIEVR; encoded by the coding sequence ATGGTCGCCGTCGGCGTCGTCGTCCTCGCGTTCTACCTCTCGCTCAGCGCGCTCAGCGCGTTCGCGGTGGTGACGCTCTGGCGGCTCCGCCCTGACCCCCTGACCGCCGCCGTCGTCGGCGTCGCAGTCGCCGTCGTCCTCGGCTACCTGAGCTTCCGCTTCGGAACGGTGCGACTGCTCAGCCAGCTCGACGCGCGGGACATGTCGCCCGCGGAGTCGCCGTCGGTCCACCGCCTGCGCGACCGCCTCGCCGAGCGGATGGACCTCGACCCGCCGACGCTGAAGCTCGCGCGTTTCTCCGCGCCGAACGCGATGGCGCTCGACCCGATGGGCCGCGACGTGGTCGTCTTCGACGCCACGCTGTTCCGCCTCCTCGACGCCGACGAGTTCGAGGCGCTCCTCGCGCACGAACTCGCGCACCTCGAACGGAAGGACGGGCTGGTCCAGTCGCTCGTGGCGAGCGTCCTCCAGACGGTCGTCGGCGTCGGCTACCTGTTCGTCTCGCCCGTGACGTTCCTGACGACGGGCGTCGCCCTCGGTTCGGCGTGGATGCGCGGCCGGCCGGGGTCGTGGCACGAGACGCTCGCCGGGCGGATTCGCCTCCGACTGGACGAGTTCGTCGGCCTGTTCGGCTTCGGCCTCACCGTGTTCGTCCGGTCGCAGTCGCGAAAGCGGGAGTTCGCGGCCGACGCGCGGGCCGCCGAGGTGACGGGCAAGCCGATGGCGCTCGCATCGGCCCTGCGGAAGTTAGAGCGGGCCGCCCGGCCGAGGTTCGGTCTCTCGCCGCTGTGGGTGTACGGCGAAGTCGAGGTCGAAGACCCGGTGTCTGACCTGCTTTCGACCCACCCCTCGACCGACGAGCGCGTCGAGCGACTGGCCGCCATGGCCGACGAGTCGATGACGCGAATCGAGGTGCGGTGA
- a CDS encoding plastocyanin/azurin family copper-binding protein, producing MGAIKDDHTVGGATNSAAANRRAAGDGRTEFAAAEKGRYGNGNGIGAFLNEKAQFKSMPIWSTGIANKRGMETVEVKVGVMTPLDLPAGLVPPDVEVEGPFKYAPHAVKVSTGTTVKWVWTENPFTLVDPDNPWPHDVASVDMVNGDHLFHSPFMGTGSYEYTFDEPGTYLYYCHPHGNPFPDSPEEDNIFGMRGAVLVVDD from the coding sequence GTGGGTGCAATCAAAGATGACCACACCGTCGGTGGGGCGACGAACAGTGCTGCGGCTAACCGGAGGGCTGCTGGCGATGGGCGGACTGAGTTCGCCGCCGCCGAGAAAGGCCGGTACGGAAACGGGAACGGTATCGGGGCGTTCCTGAACGAGAAGGCGCAGTTCAAGTCGATGCCCATCTGGAGCACCGGCATCGCGAACAAGCGAGGGATGGAGACAGTCGAAGTGAAAGTCGGCGTGATGACACCGCTCGACCTGCCGGCGGGGCTGGTCCCGCCGGACGTGGAGGTCGAGGGACCGTTCAAATACGCGCCACACGCGGTCAAGGTCTCGACCGGGACGACCGTCAAGTGGGTGTGGACCGAGAACCCGTTCACCCTCGTCGACCCGGACAACCCGTGGCCGCACGACGTGGCGTCGGTCGACATGGTGAACGGCGACCACCTCTTCCACAGTCCGTTCATGGGAACGGGGTCTTACGAATACACGTTCGACGAACCGGGAACCTACCTCTACTACTGCCACCCGCACGGCAACCCCTTCCCGGACAGCCCCGAAGAGGACAACATCTTCGGAATGCGCGGGGCGGTTCTCGTCGTCGACGACTAA
- the gatE gene encoding Glu-tRNA(Gln) amidotransferase subunit GatE, translating into MTEYDYDYEDLGLVAGLEIHQQLDTETKLFCGCPTDLREPDEAARTFTRFLHPTKSELGELDDAALEESRVEREFEYLAYDSTCLVEEDDEPPHELDHEARTVAMQIAELLDMNVVDEAHVMRKLVIDGSNTSGFQRSSLIAQEGEIQTSDGPVSVVDLMLEEESAQRVEERDDGVLYSIDRLGIPLVEIGTGPDISSPEQAREAAQTIGMLLRSTGKVKRGLGTIRQDVNVSIADGARVEIKGVQALDQIDEIVRFEVGRQAELVEIRDELQSRDASVGDVADVTGVFEDSDSGVIRGALDAGGKVTAVPLYGFDGLVGRELQPDRRLGTELSDHAKRHGAGGIFHTDELPAYGVTEAEVEALREAVDAGPEDAVAIVADDPETADLAIDAVAERAEVAIEEVPEETRGANDDGTTRYLRPLPGAARMYPETDVLTVDLDPSDVETPELLTEKVDRYQAEFGLDAGLAEQVAYGRKMPLFEEAVDAGIDATFAAGLLESTLTELRRDDVAVSELTDDHLLAVMHLVEDGDLAKEGVNDVLATIAENPSLTAEEAVEEAGLSGVSEGEVREAIAEVVERNADQVEQQGMGAFSALMGEAMGALRGKADGGVVSDVLREEIQKRA; encoded by the coding sequence ATGACCGAGTACGACTACGACTACGAGGACCTCGGCCTCGTGGCTGGGCTGGAGATTCACCAGCAACTCGACACCGAGACGAAGCTGTTCTGCGGGTGCCCGACCGACCTCCGCGAGCCCGACGAGGCGGCGCGCACGTTCACGCGCTTCCTCCATCCGACCAAGAGCGAACTGGGTGAACTCGACGACGCCGCGCTCGAAGAGAGCCGCGTCGAACGCGAGTTCGAGTACCTCGCCTACGACTCGACCTGTCTGGTCGAAGAGGACGACGAGCCGCCGCACGAACTCGACCACGAGGCGCGGACGGTCGCCATGCAGATCGCCGAACTGCTCGACATGAACGTCGTCGACGAGGCGCACGTCATGCGCAAACTCGTCATCGACGGCTCGAACACCTCGGGCTTCCAGCGCTCGTCTCTCATCGCGCAGGAAGGCGAGATTCAGACCAGCGACGGCCCCGTCTCCGTCGTGGACCTCATGCTCGAAGAGGAGTCCGCCCAGCGCGTCGAAGAGCGCGACGACGGCGTTCTCTACAGTATCGACCGCCTCGGTATCCCGCTCGTCGAAATCGGCACCGGGCCGGACATCTCCTCACCCGAGCAGGCCCGCGAGGCGGCCCAGACCATCGGCATGCTCCTGCGCTCGACGGGCAAGGTCAAACGCGGCCTCGGCACCATCCGGCAGGACGTGAACGTCTCCATCGCCGACGGCGCGCGCGTCGAAATCAAGGGCGTGCAGGCGCTCGACCAAATCGACGAAATCGTCCGCTTCGAGGTCGGTCGACAGGCCGAACTCGTCGAGATTCGCGACGAACTCCAGTCGCGCGACGCGTCCGTTGGCGACGTGGCCGACGTGACCGGCGTGTTCGAGGACTCGGACTCCGGCGTCATCCGCGGCGCGCTGGACGCCGGCGGGAAGGTCACGGCCGTCCCCCTGTACGGCTTCGACGGCCTCGTCGGCCGCGAACTCCAGCCCGACCGCCGCCTCGGTACCGAACTCTCCGACCACGCCAAGCGCCACGGCGCGGGTGGCATCTTCCACACCGACGAACTCCCGGCCTACGGCGTCACCGAGGCCGAGGTCGAGGCGCTCCGCGAGGCGGTCGACGCCGGTCCCGAGGACGCGGTCGCCATCGTCGCCGACGACCCCGAGACGGCCGACCTCGCCATCGACGCGGTCGCCGAGCGCGCCGAAGTCGCCATCGAGGAGGTCCCCGAGGAGACCCGCGGTGCTAACGACGACGGCACGACGCGCTACCTCCGACCGCTCCCCGGCGCGGCCCGGATGTACCCCGAGACGGACGTGCTCACCGTTGACCTCGACCCGAGCGACGTGGAGACGCCCGAACTCCTGACCGAGAAGGTCGACCGCTACCAAGCCGAGTTCGGCCTTGACGCCGGTCTCGCAGAACAAGTCGCCTACGGCCGGAAGATGCCGCTGTTCGAAGAAGCGGTGGACGCCGGCATCGACGCGACGTTCGCGGCGGGCCTGCTCGAATCGACGCTGACCGAACTCCGCCGCGACGACGTGGCCGTCTCCGAACTCACCGACGACCACCTGCTCGCGGTCATGCATCTCGTCGAGGACGGCGACCTCGCCAAGGAGGGCGTCAACGACGTGCTCGCCACCATCGCCGAGAACCCGAGCCTCACGGCCGAGGAGGCCGTCGAGGAGGCCGGCCTCTCCGGCGTCTCCGAAGGCGAGGTCCGCGAGGCCATCGCCGAGGTCGTCGAGCGCAACGCCGACCAGGTCGAACAGCAGGGCATGGGCGCGTTCTCGGCGCTCATGGGCGAGGCGATGGGCGCGCTCCGCGGCAAGGCCGACGGCGGCGTCGTCAGCGACGTGCTCCGCGAGGAGATTCAAAAGCGGGCCTGA
- a CDS encoding HVO_2901 family zinc finger protein: protein MAGLQQQRARGRDMLECRGCGAVFPEGRATNDGWTYVCPECEQVEGIGEGLRRL, encoded by the coding sequence ATGGCCGGACTGCAACAGCAGCGGGCCCGCGGGCGAGACATGTTGGAGTGTCGAGGTTGTGGGGCCGTATTCCCGGAGGGACGAGCGACGAACGACGGGTGGACGTACGTCTGTCCCGAGTGTGAACAGGTCGAAGGTATCGGCGAGGGGCTTCGTCGCCTCTGA
- a CDS encoding class II fumarate hydratase, whose amino-acid sequence MGDDDYRIERDSLGEMEVPVDAYWGAQTQRAVENFPISGITFGRRFVRALGVVKKAAAQANRDLGMIDEDVAAAIVEAADEVIAGELDDQFPVDVFQTGSGTSSNMNANEVIANRAAEIMGEGIGDRVVHPNDHVNFGQSSNDVIPTAMHVASLEAVEKDLLPALETLAEALGDKEDEFDGVVKTGRTHLQDATPVRLGQEFGGYRTQVEKGVRRVENVREHLGELALGGTAVGTGLNTHPEFPAKAAEYMSEETGVEFREADNHFEAQAAHDAMSEAHGALRTVAGSLNKIANDLRLLASGPRNGLGELEQPENQPGSSIMPGKINPVVAEAVNQVHKQVVGNDAAVSAGAAEGQIDLNLYKPVLAHNFLESAKLLANSSEVFAERFVAKLEANEEHCETRVEQSMALATALNPAIGYDKASKVAKKALADGKSVRQVAVDEGYLTEEEADEVLDPEKMTHRGILGDD is encoded by the coding sequence ATGGGCGACGATGATTATCGAATCGAGCGGGACAGTCTCGGCGAGATGGAAGTTCCTGTCGACGCCTACTGGGGCGCACAGACCCAGCGGGCGGTCGAGAACTTCCCCATCTCCGGTATCACCTTCGGGCGGCGCTTCGTCCGCGCGCTCGGCGTAGTGAAGAAGGCCGCCGCGCAGGCCAACCGCGACCTCGGCATGATAGACGAGGACGTCGCGGCCGCCATCGTCGAGGCCGCCGACGAGGTCATCGCCGGCGAACTCGACGACCAGTTCCCCGTCGACGTGTTCCAGACCGGTTCCGGGACCTCCTCGAACATGAACGCCAACGAGGTCATCGCCAACCGCGCCGCGGAGATTATGGGCGAGGGCATCGGCGACCGCGTCGTCCACCCGAACGACCACGTCAACTTCGGTCAGTCCTCGAACGACGTGATTCCGACCGCCATGCACGTCGCCTCCCTCGAAGCCGTCGAGAAGGACCTCCTCCCCGCGCTGGAGACGCTCGCCGAGGCGCTCGGCGACAAGGAAGACGAGTTCGACGGCGTCGTCAAGACCGGCCGCACCCACCTGCAGGACGCCACGCCCGTCCGCCTCGGACAGGAGTTCGGCGGCTACCGCACGCAGGTCGAAAAGGGCGTCCGCCGCGTCGAGAACGTGCGCGAGCACCTCGGCGAACTCGCGCTCGGCGGCACCGCGGTCGGCACGGGGCTGAACACGCACCCCGAGTTCCCGGCGAAGGCCGCGGAGTACATGTCCGAGGAGACCGGTGTCGAGTTCCGCGAGGCCGACAACCACTTCGAGGCGCAGGCGGCCCACGACGCGATGAGCGAGGCCCACGGCGCGCTCCGCACGGTCGCCGGCTCCCTCAACAAAATCGCCAACGACCTCCGCCTGCTCGCGTCCGGCCCGCGCAACGGGCTCGGCGAACTCGAACAGCCGGAGAACCAGCCCGGCTCCTCCATCATGCCCGGCAAGATCAACCCGGTCGTCGCGGAGGCCGTCAATCAGGTCCACAAGCAGGTCGTCGGCAACGACGCCGCCGTCTCCGCCGGTGCCGCCGAGGGCCAAATCGACCTCAACCTCTACAAGCCCGTCCTCGCGCACAACTTCCTCGAATCGGCGAAACTGCTGGCGAACTCCTCCGAGGTGTTCGCCGAGCGCTTCGTCGCCAAGCTCGAAGCCAACGAGGAACACTGCGAGACGCGGGTCGAGCAGTCGATGGCGCTGGCGACGGCGCTCAACCCCGCAATCGGTTACGACAAGGCCTCGAAGGTCGCCAAGAAGGCGCTTGCGGACGGGAAGAGCGTCCGGCAGGTCGCCGTCGACGAAGGCTACCTCACTGAGGAGGAAGCCGACGAGGTGCTCGACCCCGAAAAGATGACCCATCGCGGTATTCTCGGCGACGACTGA
- a CDS encoding ABC transporter substrate-binding protein: MTDTPDSDDVSRRTYLKLAGGAGAATFLAGCTGGGGESTTESTDGSGDSESTEETSGDDSDSSTEYNALEVQHWWTGGDGGAAAQALLEGFNEQYPDIELTENPVAGGAGQNLRAVIKKRILNNDPPSTWQAWPGANLQPFTDADKLEDIEESVWGHNDMKNAYLDGPQEAAQPAGNYVSVPLNIHRLNNLFYNVEVVEDAGVDPANIDSPSALVDAMATVEEAGYVGMAQQTNSAWSTGQLWAQVLLGEYGADVYADVTAGNVEANADAVRDSLDIVKQYSEYYPNDAGSISWQDANSKVISGDAAFFHQGDWAAGMYRAQDDFEYETNWDHVAFPGTEGLYSLNMDSFPMPTNNPSPEATKAFLRYVGSVDAQERFNPKKGSIPPRTDVPQDAFGPFLQNQMDDFSNSEAQPLSIQHGLAVAPDALTAFEDAMASFISSYDVEAAYSAIQSAFQ, translated from the coding sequence ATGACTGACACACCCGATTCGGACGACGTTTCTCGACGCACGTATCTCAAACTCGCCGGCGGTGCCGGAGCCGCGACCTTCCTCGCGGGCTGTACCGGCGGCGGCGGAGAGTCGACGACGGAGTCCACGGACGGTTCCGGCGACTCCGAGAGCACCGAGGAGACGAGCGGTGACGACTCCGACTCCTCGACGGAGTACAACGCGCTCGAAGTGCAGCACTGGTGGACCGGCGGCGACGGCGGTGCCGCGGCGCAGGCGCTCCTCGAAGGCTTCAACGAGCAGTACCCGGACATCGAACTCACGGAGAACCCCGTCGCGGGCGGCGCTGGCCAGAACCTCCGCGCGGTCATCAAAAAGCGCATCCTGAACAACGACCCGCCGAGCACGTGGCAGGCGTGGCCCGGCGCGAACCTCCAGCCCTTCACGGACGCCGACAAACTGGAGGACATCGAGGAGTCCGTCTGGGGCCACAACGACATGAAGAACGCCTACCTCGACGGCCCCCAAGAGGCGGCTCAGCCGGCCGGTAACTACGTTTCGGTCCCGCTGAACATCCACCGTCTCAACAACCTCTTTTACAACGTCGAGGTCGTCGAAGACGCGGGCGTCGACCCCGCGAACATCGACTCGCCGAGCGCCCTCGTGGACGCGATGGCGACCGTCGAAGAGGCGGGCTACGTCGGGATGGCTCAGCAGACGAACTCCGCGTGGTCGACCGGCCAGCTCTGGGCGCAGGTGCTCCTCGGCGAGTACGGCGCAGACGTGTACGCCGACGTGACCGCCGGCAACGTCGAAGCCAACGCGGACGCCGTCCGCGACTCGCTCGACATCGTCAAGCAGTACTCCGAGTACTACCCGAACGACGCCGGTTCCATCTCGTGGCAGGACGCCAACTCGAAGGTCATCTCGGGCGACGCGGCGTTCTTCCACCAGGGCGACTGGGCGGCCGGAATGTACCGCGCACAGGACGACTTCGAGTACGAGACCAACTGGGACCACGTCGCGTTCCCGGGCACTGAGGGACTCTACTCGCTCAACATGGACTCGTTCCCGATGCCGACGAACAACCCGTCGCCCGAGGCGACGAAGGCGTTCCTCCGCTACGTCGGCTCGGTCGACGCCCAAGAGCGGTTCAACCCGAAGAAGGGCTCCATCCCGCCGCGGACCGACGTGCCGCAGGACGCCTTCGGGCCGTTCCTCCAGAACCAGATGGACGACTTCTCCAACTCCGAGGCTCAGCCGCTGTCGATTCAGCACGGCCTCGCCGTCGCCCCCGACGCGCTCACCGCGTTCGAGGACGCGATGGCCTCGTTCATCTCCAGCTACGACGTGGAGGCGGCCTACAGCGCCATCCAGTCGGCGTTCCAGTAA
- a CDS encoding carbohydrate ABC transporter permease gives MSSHILKRLLDRLRDDGQPVRTDGGTAAAGNETAGGGSDLGSALSSLRESDAVRSAPFWLPPFLLMGFFVYGAISWNIVISFTDFGGLTLPTYDPSTFDLEMYRRAFSDGQFWIATRNTFVLLISFTGLSLAGGLGLAILVDRGIRFENWFRTIYLLPFSLSFVVTAVFWRWMYNFDSGLINAFLRSIGLDFVASKWLTGSIDTGALGAIPLVPDTFYFKLFAVIFALLWQFSGYAMVVYLAGLRAIPNDQYEAARVDGASILRMYRRVILPQLRASTVSAAVVLMVFALKAFDFLYVLFGSNPGPTADILSTMMYRQAFSANQWAYGSAIAVILFLVALTVVAPYLYGEYRRGEL, from the coding sequence ATGTCATCACACATCCTCAAGCGACTCCTGGACCGTCTGCGAGACGACGGCCAGCCGGTTCGAACCGACGGCGGGACGGCCGCCGCGGGGAACGAAACGGCCGGGGGCGGCTCCGACCTCGGGTCGGCGCTGTCGTCGCTCCGCGAGAGTGACGCGGTCCGCTCCGCGCCGTTTTGGCTCCCGCCGTTCCTGCTGATGGGCTTTTTCGTCTACGGCGCTATCAGCTGGAACATCGTCATCTCCTTCACCGACTTCGGCGGGCTCACACTGCCGACGTACGACCCCTCGACGTTCGACCTGGAGATGTACCGGCGGGCCTTCTCGGACGGCCAGTTCTGGATCGCCACCCGGAACACGTTCGTGCTCCTCATCTCGTTTACCGGCCTCTCGCTGGCCGGGGGGCTCGGCCTCGCCATCCTCGTCGACCGCGGCATCCGGTTCGAAAACTGGTTCCGCACCATCTACCTCCTGCCGTTCAGCCTGTCGTTCGTCGTGACGGCGGTGTTCTGGCGGTGGATGTACAACTTCGATTCGGGGCTCATCAACGCCTTCCTGCGGAGTATCGGCCTCGACTTCGTCGCGTCGAAGTGGCTCACCGGCAGCATCGACACGGGCGCGCTCGGGGCGATACCGCTCGTCCCAGACACGTTCTACTTCAAGCTGTTCGCGGTCATCTTCGCGCTACTCTGGCAGTTCAGCGGCTACGCGATGGTCGTCTACCTCGCGGGGCTCCGCGCGATTCCGAACGACCAGTACGAGGCCGCGCGGGTCGACGGCGCGTCCATCCTGCGGATGTACCGGCGGGTCATCCTGCCGCAACTCCGCGCCTCGACAGTGAGCGCCGCGGTCGTCCTCATGGTGTTCGCGCTCAAGGCGTTCGACTTCCTGTACGTCCTGTTCGGGAGCAACCCCGGACCGACGGCGGACATCCTCTCGACGATGATGTACCGACAGGCGTTCTCCGCCAACCAGTGGGCCTACGGCTCCGCAATCGCCGTAATCCTGTTCCTCGTGGCACTGACCGTGGTCGCGCCGTACCTCTACGGCGAGTACCGGCGGGGTGAACTATGA
- a CDS encoding carbohydrate ABC transporter permease — protein MSVRDDLAERVGVDLEAIDPLRVALYATLVGLVAFYLSPLESGLMTALKTEAEFATSPPFVPPTVEGFTLEPFGVALDTLSSAILNSIMLAVPATVLSALFGSFAAYGLTNFEWRGQLGVVALFIAGIFIPYQAVLIPLSRLWAIVDTQELLAPVLDITVFSAQVPVLGTVELATHPHYASIINLIITHTAYGIPITTLLFRGYYKKLSTEMLEAARLDGAGAFTVYRRIVLPLSMPMFAVTLIYQFTQVWNDLLFALIIIPSGSGPAAVATIALNELTGGIIQTFNTQMAGAFVAALPTLLVYVLFGDKFAKGVAGNT, from the coding sequence ATGAGCGTCCGCGACGACCTCGCAGAGCGAGTCGGCGTCGACCTCGAAGCCATCGACCCGCTGCGCGTCGCCCTCTACGCGACGCTCGTCGGGCTGGTGGCGTTCTACCTGTCGCCCCTCGAATCGGGGCTGATGACCGCGCTGAAGACCGAAGCCGAGTTCGCCACGTCGCCGCCGTTCGTGCCGCCGACGGTCGAGGGCTTCACGCTCGAACCGTTCGGCGTCGCCCTCGACACGCTGTCGTCGGCCATCCTCAACAGCATCATGCTGGCCGTGCCGGCGACGGTGCTGTCGGCGCTGTTCGGCAGTTTCGCCGCCTACGGCCTCACGAACTTCGAGTGGCGCGGCCAACTCGGCGTCGTCGCGCTGTTCATTGCGGGCATCTTCATCCCGTACCAGGCGGTTCTCATCCCGCTGTCGCGGCTCTGGGCCATCGTGGACACCCAGGAGTTGCTCGCGCCGGTTCTCGACATCACGGTGTTCTCGGCGCAGGTGCCCGTCCTCGGGACGGTCGAACTCGCCACCCACCCGCACTACGCGAGCATCATCAACCTCATCATCACCCACACGGCGTACGGGATTCCCATCACGACGCTGTTGTTCCGAGGCTACTACAAGAAGCTCTCGACGGAGATGCTGGAGGCCGCTCGCCTCGACGGCGCAGGCGCGTTCACCGTCTACCGCCGCATCGTGCTCCCGCTTTCGATGCCGATGTTCGCGGTGACGCTCATCTACCAGTTCACGCAGGTCTGGAACGACCTGCTGTTCGCGCTCATCATCATCCCCTCGGGGTCCGGCCCCGCGGCGGTGGCGACCATCGCGCTCAACGAACTGACCGGCGGCATCATCCAGACGTTCAACACGCAGATGGCCGGCGCGTTCGTCGCCGCCCTGCCGACGTTGCTCGTCTACGTTCTGTTCGGGGACAAGTTCGCGAAGGGGGTCGCAGGCAACACATGA